From a single Kitasatospora sp. NBC_00458 genomic region:
- a CDS encoding acyl-CoA thioesterase, with translation MARHIYACPLRWSDMDAFGHVNNVVFLRYLEEARIDFMFTQAAAAGAGEFAGGSVVARHEIDYKRPLVHRPEPVTVETWVTRIGVASLTVSYEIKDTAEDGTETVYVRASTVVVPYDLAEARPRRISPVERGFLERFLDGEPVAAAV, from the coding sequence GTGGCACGCCACATCTACGCCTGTCCGCTGCGCTGGTCCGACATGGACGCCTTCGGGCACGTCAACAACGTGGTCTTCCTGCGCTACCTGGAGGAGGCCCGGATCGACTTCATGTTCACCCAGGCCGCCGCGGCCGGTGCGGGGGAGTTCGCGGGCGGTTCGGTGGTGGCCCGCCACGAGATCGACTACAAGCGTCCGCTGGTGCACCGGCCCGAGCCGGTCACCGTCGAGACCTGGGTGACCAGGATCGGCGTCGCCTCCCTGACGGTCTCCTACGAGATCAAGGACACCGCCGAGGACGGCACCGAGACGGTGTACGTCCGGGCGTCCACCGTGGTCGTCCCCTACGACCTGGCGGAGGCCCGGCCGCGCCGGATAAGCCCGGTCGAGCGGGGCTTCCTGGAGCGTTTCCTGGACGGGGAGCCGGTCGCCGCCGCGGTCTGA